A section of the Oryza sativa Japonica Group chromosome 1, ASM3414082v1 genome encodes:
- the LOC4326093 gene encoding rust resistance kinase Lr10 isoform X1, with protein sequence MAGAFRRSAALQAMAAFSVLALVVPDQVQGRGKCPSFSCGRLSYVHFPFRRQGDPAECGVPSYELTCADSNATIQIDKATYLVTDINYSDQYFWVVDASLDSANNCPLPRWSQTPYNENYRLGEDSHRRVQVQLSPDVDWFATFVKCSQEMNSSNVMYRPVACRSGNSSFVYVLTGLGSYLAENLEPSCGYLAMTPLALGGLENWRTATAAATLEDVNYEDVVRSMSEGFAVRFPFRSGGFIDCLRGLISDSNGEPTVYRIFVIVTNINSYFSICGRHATQLPHPFVVLLMLVPQTFWILRVISACRFVLVMLLMWTSVAYMYWKIKMRVDEVEKFLQLQQMLTPTRYSYTDIIAITSHYRDKLGQGGYGSVYKGVLLPGDVRVAIKMLKGDANCKGEEFISEVSTIGRIHHVNVVRLVGFCSEEIRRALVYEYMPQGSLDKYIFSSEKSFSWDKLNEIALGIARGINYLHHGCDMQILHFDIKPHNILLDNNFVPKVADFGLAKLYPRDKSFVPVSAARGTVGYIAPEMISRGFGAISSKSDVYSFGMLLLEMAGGRRNADPNAENSSQAYYPSRVYRQLTRQETGEITAAADMHELEKKLCIVGLWCIQMRSCDRPMMSEVIEMLEGGVDCLQIPPRPFFCDDDYIPAMESLYLSSEVELAAISEEEDESITELN encoded by the exons ATGGCTGGTGCGTTTCGTCGTTCTGCTGCCCTGCAGGCCATGGCTGCCTTCTCTGTGCTTGCACTTGTTGTACCAGATCAGGTTCAGGGGAGAGGCAAGTGCCCATCTTTCTCCTGCGGACGTCTTAGCTATGTGCATTTCCCATTCCGTCGTCAAGGCGACCCCGCTGAATGTGGTGTTCCATCATATGAGCTGACTTGTGCAGACAGCAATGCTACAATTCAGATCGACAAGGCAACATACTTGGTAACTGACATCAACTACAGTGATCAGTACTTCTGGGTGGTCGATGCAAGCTTGGATTCAGCTAACAACTGCCCTCTTCCTCGGTGGAGTCAGACTCCTTATAATGAAAACTACAGGCTTGGAGAAGATTCACACCGCCGTGTCCAAGTCCAGTTGTCCCCTGATGTGGATTGGTTCGCTACCTTTGTGAAATGCTCGCAGGAAATGAATAGCAGCAATGTCATGTACAGGCCTGTGGCTTGCCGGAGCGGCAACTCTTCTTTCGTCTATGTGCTAACTGGTCTGGGATCTTATTTAGCTGAGAACCTTGAGCCTTCCTGTGGATACCTGGCAATGACTCCTTTAGCTCTGGGTGGTCTAGAGAATTGGCGAACTGCTACTGCGGCTGCGACACTGGAGGATGTAAATTATGAAGATGTTGTCAGATCCATGAGTGAAGGATTCGCTGTTCGTTTTCCTTTCAGGTCTGGGGGATTCATCGACTGCCTAAGGGGCTTGATCAG CGACAGTAATGGAGAACCGACAGTATATCGGATCTTCGTCATTGTTACTAATATCAATTCTTACTTCTCGATATGCGGCCGCCATGCAACTCAACTTCCACACCCTTTTGTTGTGCTCCTGATGTTAGTGCCACAAACTTTCTGGATTTTAAGGGTCATTTCTG CATGCAGGTTCGTCCTGGTGATGCTGCTGATGTGGACCTCCGTTGCCTACATGTACTGGAAAATAAAGATGAGAGTTGATGAAGTAGAGAAGTTTCTGCAATTGCAACAAATGCTGACCCCAACGAGATACTCCTACACCGACATTATTGCCATCACAAGTCATTACAGAGACAAGCTTGGCCAAGGAGGATATGGCTCCGTCTACAAAGGTGTGCTACTCCCTGGTGATGTCCGAGTTGCCATTAAGATGCTGAAGGGTGACGCAAATTGCAAAGGGGAAGAGTTCATCAGCGAGGTCTCCACCATTGGTAGGATCCACCATGTCAATGTGGTGCGACTCGTCGGGTTCTGCTCTGAAGAAATAAGAAGAGCGCTTGTGTACGAGTATATGCCTCAGGGTTCTCTTGACAAGTACATCTTCTCGTCTGAAAAGAGTTTCTCCTGGGATAAGCTAAATGAAATTGCATTGGGCATTGCCAGAGGGATCAACTACCTGCATCATGGGTGTGATATGCAAATTCTACACTTTGACATCAAACCGCACAACATCCTTCTTGACAACAACTTTGTCCCAAAAGTTGCCGATTTTGGCCTTGCAAAGCTGTACCCAAGGGACAAGAGTTTTGTCCCAGTGAGCGCAGCACGAGGAACAGTGGGATACATAGCTCCTGAGATGATCTCTCGGGGTTTTGGTGCCATATCAAGCAAGTCCGATGTTTACAGCTTCGGGATGCTACTATTGGAGATGGCCGGAGGAAGAAGGAATGCTGATCCGAATGCGGAGAATTCAAGCCAGGCATACTATCCATCACGAGTGTACCGTCAGCTGACCCGACAAGAAACAGGTGAGatcaccgctgccgccgacaTGCATGAGTTGGAGAAGAAGCTCTGCATCGTTGGATTGTGGTGCATCCAGATGAGGTCTTGTGACCGACCGATGATGAGCGAGGTGATAGAGATGCTTGAAGGTGGTGTTGATTGTTTGCAAATTCCTCCTAGGCCATTCTTCTGTGACGATGACTACATCCCGGCAATGGAGTCGCTGTATCTGTCCTCCGAGGTGGAGCTGGCTGCAATCtccgaggaggaagacgagagtATCACTGAGTTGAATTAG
- the LOC4326092 gene encoding rust resistance kinase Lr10, translating to MEAAALSTVLCVLALVVADADHHVVHVQGRRHRQCQPFSCGHLSNITHPFRRRGDPRRCGVSSYELDCSSDDGKATIRINTGKYYVSSIDYTASIFWVVDANLQDDANSSCPLPRSDQLPYVGLGIPGSHDSWDLGLDDMITWVGFVNCSQELITNSSSKYQPMNCLTTTSSYVYYMLPSFGAPSIQDIEPSCGYLAMTPIGGGSNGNSINLSEYEDVVKSMRGGFAVKFPTYGGPWTTWYGLIKDCLNESVSLADSHDNPLPRVGIKDRIIDILSIDLRFWGCMIGISRRYYLDMRLSISDMIRGVDHSLYHKLFIIYTLCLVKWIAVLCRFVFAPLVVMIFLTRKYWKTRIAIDAVEKFLRMQDMLGPKRYAYTDIIAITSHFRDKLGQGGYGSVYKGVFLPGDVHVAIKMLDGNSNCNGEDFISEVATIGRIHHINVVRLVGFCSEEMRRALVYEYMPRGSLNKYIFSSERSFSWDKLNEIALGIARGINYLHQGCEMQILHFDIKPDNILLDDNFVPKVADFGLAKLYPREKSFVSDRALRGTVGYMAPEMVSRSFGVISDKSDVYSFGMLLLEMAGGRRNADPNANSNASRAYYPAWVYDQLIADQQVDEISNVADMHELERKLCLVGLWCIQMKSHDRLTMSEAIEMLEGGVDALQVPPRPFFCDGDGIGNGMPPPQVMDSYFHSSELTAISEEDDGISELASS from the exons ATGGAAGCAGCTGCTTTGTCGACCGTCCTGTGTGTGCTCGCACTTGTGGTAGCGGATGCAGATCATCACGTCGTCCATGTCCAAGGACGACGGCATCGTCAGTGCCAACCTTTCTCCTGCGGCCATCTCTCAAACATAACTCATCCTTTTCGCCGGCGAGGCGACCCTCGCAGGTGCGGCGTCTCGTCGTACGAGCTAGACTGCAGCAGCGATGATGGCAAGGCCACCATTCGGATCAACACAGGGAAATACTATGTGAGTAGCATCGACTACACTGCTTCCATCTTTTGGGTCGTCGACGCCAACCTGCAGGATGATGCAAACAGCAGCTGCCCTCTTCCTCGCTCGGACCAGCTGCCTTACGTTGGTCTGGGTATCCCAGGATCACACGACAGCTGGGACTTGGGCCTTGATGATATGATTACTTGGGTCGGCTTTGTCAATTGTTCGCAGGAACTAATTACGAACAGTAGTAGCAAATACCAGCCCATGAATTGCCTGACCACGACTTCGTCCTACGTTTATTATATGCTCCCATCGTTTGGAGCACCATCTATCCAAGACATCGAACCTTCTTGTGGATACTTGGCCATGACTCCTATCGGCGGTGGCAGTAACGGTAACAGCATTAATCTGTCCGAATATGAAGATGTTGTAAAATCCATGAGGGGTGGATTTGCCGTCAAATTTCCTACATATGGAGGACCTTGGACTACTTGGTATGGTCTCATCAAAGATTGCCTCAACGAGTCTGTTAG CTTAGCTGATAGCCATGACAATCCATTACCCAGAGTAGGCATCAAAGACCGGATCATTGACATCCTTTCTATTGACCTCCGTTTCTGGGGATGCATGATAGGCATATCCAGACGGTATTACCTCGACATGCGTCTTTCCATCAGCGACATGATCCGCGGCGTTGATCATTCTCTTTACCATAAGCTCTTCATAATATACACCTTGTGTCTTGTCAAGTGGATTGCTG TGCTATGCAGGTTTGTGTTCGCACCGTTGGTCGTGATGATTTTTCTTACTCGCAAGTACTGGAAAACAAGGATTGCAATTGATGCAGTCGAAAAGTTCCTTCGGATGCAAGATATGCTAGGCCCCAAGAGGTACGCCTACACGGACATCATAGCAATCACAAGCCATTTCAGAGACAAGCTGGGCCAAGGAGGATATGGGTCTGTGTACAAGGGTGTGTTTCTCCCGGGTGATGTTCATGTCGCCATCAAGATGTTGGATGGCAACTCCAATTGCAATGGAGAAGACTTCATTAGTGAAGTTGCCACCATAGGCAGGATCCATCACATCAACGTGGTGCGTCTTGTGGGGTTCTGCTCCGAAGAAATGAGAAGGGCCTTGGTTTACGAATACATGCCTAGAGGATCTCTAAACAAGTATATCTTCTCATCCGAGAGAAGCTTCTCTTGGGACAAGCTCAATGAGATTGCTCTGGGCATTGCTAGAGGGATCAACTACCTGCATCAGGGGTGCGAGATGCAGATTCTACACTTTGATATCAAGCCAGACAACATCCTTCTTGATGATAACTTTGTTCCAAAGGTTGCTGATTTCGGCCTCGCAAAACTGTACCCAAGGGAGAAGAGCTTTGTGTCAGATAGGGCTTTACGGGGAACAGTAGGTTATATGGCTCCTGAGATGGTATCCCGGAGCTTTGGCGTTATATCTGACAAATCCGATGTTTATAGCTTTGGAATGTTGTTGCTTGAGATGGCTGGAGGTAGAAGGAATGCAGATCCAAATGCAAACTCAAATGCAAGCAGGGCATACTACCCAGCATGGGTGTATGACCAGCTGATAGCAGATCAACAAGTTGATGAGATATCCAATGTTGCTGACATGCATGAGCTGGAGAGGAAGCTATGCCTTGTTGGGCTGTGGTGCATTCAGATGAAATCACACGATCGCCTGACGATGAGCGAGGCAATAGAGATGCTCGAAGGGGGTGTGGATGCGCTGCAAGTGCCTCCGAGACCATTTTTCTGCGATGGGGATGGcattggcaatggcatgccACCTCCACAAGTCATGGATTCTTACTTTCACTCCTCCGAGCTTACTGCAATTTCAGAAGAGGACGATGGAATATCTGAATTAGCCAGTAGCTAG
- the LOC4326093 gene encoding rust resistance kinase Lr10 isoform X2 encodes MAGAFRRSAALQAMAAFSVLALVVPDQVQGRGKCPSFSCGRLSYVHFPFRRQGDPAECGVPSYELTCADSNATIQIDKATYLTPYNENYRLGEDSHRRVQVQLSPDVDWFATFVKCSQEMNSSNVMYRPVACRSGNSSFVYVLTGLGSYLAENLEPSCGYLAMTPLALGGLENWRTATAAATLEDVNYEDVVRSMSEGFAVRFPFRSGGFIDCLRGLISDSNGEPTVYRIFVIVTNINSYFSICGRHATQLPHPFVVLLMLVPQTFWILRVISACRFVLVMLLMWTSVAYMYWKIKMRVDEVEKFLQLQQMLTPTRYSYTDIIAITSHYRDKLGQGGYGSVYKGVLLPGDVRVAIKMLKGDANCKGEEFISEVSTIGRIHHVNVVRLVGFCSEEIRRALVYEYMPQGSLDKYIFSSEKSFSWDKLNEIALGIARGINYLHHGCDMQILHFDIKPHNILLDNNFVPKVADFGLAKLYPRDKSFVPVSAARGTVGYIAPEMISRGFGAISSKSDVYSFGMLLLEMAGGRRNADPNAENSSQAYYPSRVYRQLTRQETGEITAAADMHELEKKLCIVGLWCIQMRSCDRPMMSEVIEMLEGGVDCLQIPPRPFFCDDDYIPAMESLYLSSEVELAAISEEEDESITELN; translated from the exons ATGGCTGGTGCGTTTCGTCGTTCTGCTGCCCTGCAGGCCATGGCTGCCTTCTCTGTGCTTGCACTTGTTGTACCAGATCAGGTTCAGGGGAGAGGCAAGTGCCCATCTTTCTCCTGCGGACGTCTTAGCTATGTGCATTTCCCATTCCGTCGTCAAGGCGACCCCGCTGAATGTGGTGTTCCATCATATGAGCTGACTTGTGCAGACAGCAATGCTACAATTCAGATCGACAAGGCAACATACTTG ACTCCTTATAATGAAAACTACAGGCTTGGAGAAGATTCACACCGCCGTGTCCAAGTCCAGTTGTCCCCTGATGTGGATTGGTTCGCTACCTTTGTGAAATGCTCGCAGGAAATGAATAGCAGCAATGTCATGTACAGGCCTGTGGCTTGCCGGAGCGGCAACTCTTCTTTCGTCTATGTGCTAACTGGTCTGGGATCTTATTTAGCTGAGAACCTTGAGCCTTCCTGTGGATACCTGGCAATGACTCCTTTAGCTCTGGGTGGTCTAGAGAATTGGCGAACTGCTACTGCGGCTGCGACACTGGAGGATGTAAATTATGAAGATGTTGTCAGATCCATGAGTGAAGGATTCGCTGTTCGTTTTCCTTTCAGGTCTGGGGGATTCATCGACTGCCTAAGGGGCTTGATCAG CGACAGTAATGGAGAACCGACAGTATATCGGATCTTCGTCATTGTTACTAATATCAATTCTTACTTCTCGATATGCGGCCGCCATGCAACTCAACTTCCACACCCTTTTGTTGTGCTCCTGATGTTAGTGCCACAAACTTTCTGGATTTTAAGGGTCATTTCTG CATGCAGGTTCGTCCTGGTGATGCTGCTGATGTGGACCTCCGTTGCCTACATGTACTGGAAAATAAAGATGAGAGTTGATGAAGTAGAGAAGTTTCTGCAATTGCAACAAATGCTGACCCCAACGAGATACTCCTACACCGACATTATTGCCATCACAAGTCATTACAGAGACAAGCTTGGCCAAGGAGGATATGGCTCCGTCTACAAAGGTGTGCTACTCCCTGGTGATGTCCGAGTTGCCATTAAGATGCTGAAGGGTGACGCAAATTGCAAAGGGGAAGAGTTCATCAGCGAGGTCTCCACCATTGGTAGGATCCACCATGTCAATGTGGTGCGACTCGTCGGGTTCTGCTCTGAAGAAATAAGAAGAGCGCTTGTGTACGAGTATATGCCTCAGGGTTCTCTTGACAAGTACATCTTCTCGTCTGAAAAGAGTTTCTCCTGGGATAAGCTAAATGAAATTGCATTGGGCATTGCCAGAGGGATCAACTACCTGCATCATGGGTGTGATATGCAAATTCTACACTTTGACATCAAACCGCACAACATCCTTCTTGACAACAACTTTGTCCCAAAAGTTGCCGATTTTGGCCTTGCAAAGCTGTACCCAAGGGACAAGAGTTTTGTCCCAGTGAGCGCAGCACGAGGAACAGTGGGATACATAGCTCCTGAGATGATCTCTCGGGGTTTTGGTGCCATATCAAGCAAGTCCGATGTTTACAGCTTCGGGATGCTACTATTGGAGATGGCCGGAGGAAGAAGGAATGCTGATCCGAATGCGGAGAATTCAAGCCAGGCATACTATCCATCACGAGTGTACCGTCAGCTGACCCGACAAGAAACAGGTGAGatcaccgctgccgccgacaTGCATGAGTTGGAGAAGAAGCTCTGCATCGTTGGATTGTGGTGCATCCAGATGAGGTCTTGTGACCGACCGATGATGAGCGAGGTGATAGAGATGCTTGAAGGTGGTGTTGATTGTTTGCAAATTCCTCCTAGGCCATTCTTCTGTGACGATGACTACATCCCGGCAATGGAGTCGCTGTATCTGTCCTCCGAGGTGGAGCTGGCTGCAATCtccgaggaggaagacgagagtATCACTGAGTTGAATTAG
- the LOC9272259 gene encoding rust resistance kinase Lr10 codes for MEYLQTTVIKPIAFAPIESEIRMSSKFLAMYLLLALLSHGTYSYSATTASGWEDQDFFRHCPVSRCSDGGPEIRFPHGLQSSNTSSACGASCAKLACSGQDTILHHPFLGPCKVTSIDYKEAIMSIIPLVYSSSPCPLQKLIFDNLQPYDYHRCKLYSWAPAKIVRCSKEFTPNGTSPVDGYAFMNNADYITGPISCPSEASHFSYLVDARLCMYVLPLDCRIVSRGSIPIPGPAYSDIGGPTFKERAEKFINFAETTVSWYSDDEVTINCTECERQKHRCAFSSQRNRTFCMSREHHGSSVKVISATSSAAAFVVLSLIIATVLYISLKSRYDEEVHLKVEMFLRTYGTSKPTRYNFSDVKKIARRFKEQLGQGGFGSVYKGELPNGVPVAVKMIEHTTGNGEEFINEVATIGQIHHINIVRLLGFCSDGTRHILIYEFMPNESLEKYIFLHDPNTSQELLAANKMLDIALGIARGMEYLHQGCNQRILHFDIKPHNILLDYNFNPKISDFGLAKLCARDQSIVTLTKARGTMGYIAPELYSRNFGEISYKSDVYSFGMLVLEMVSGRRNSDPSIQNQNEVYFPEWIYEKVITGQDFVLSREMTEEDRLKVRQMALVALWCIQWNPRNRPSMTKVVNMLTGRLQNIEVPPKPFVSYESHAVP; via the exons atggaGTACCTACAGACTACAGTTATCAAACCAATTGCTTTTGCACCTATAGAGTCAGAGATCAGGATGAGTAGCAAATTTCTCGCCATGTATCTCCTGCTTGCTCTCCTCAGCCATGGCACCTACAGCTACAGTGCCACCACAGCTTCAGGCTGGGAAGACCAAGACTTCTTCAGGCATTGCCCAGTGTCCCGGTGCAGCGACGGTGGACCAGAGATCCGGTTCCCTCACGGCCTGCAATCCAGCAACACATCATCAGCATGCGGCGCTTCATGCGCCAAGCTAGCATGCTCCGGCCAAGACACCATCCTACATCACCCATTTCTGGGGCCTTGCAAGGTCACCTCCATAGATTACAAGGAGGCCATCATGAGCATCATCCCGCTTGTGTACTCCTCGTCTCCATGCCCGCTTCAGAAGCTCATCTTTGACAATCTACAGCCTTACGACTACCATAGATGTAAATTATACAGCTGGGCTCCTGCAAAAATAGTACGCTGTTCAAAAGAGTTCACACCAAATGGTACTTCTCCAGTCGATGGCTACGCTTTCATGAACAACGCCGATTATATCACCGGCCCAATCTCCTGCCCCAGTGAGGCAAGTCACTTCTCATATTTGGTGGATGCTCGGCTATGCATGTATGTGCTTCCCTTGGACTGCAGGATCGTCTCCAGAGGCTCCATTCCAATACCCGGTCCAGCCTACTCTGATATCGGTGGCCCAACATTCAAGGAAAGAGCAGAAAAATTCATCAACTTTGCTGAGACGACTGTCAGTTGGTATTCTGATGACGAAGTTACCATTAACTGCACAGAGTGCGAACGTCAAAAGCACCGCTGCGCATTCAGCTCACAAAGGAATCGAACATTCTGCATGAGCCGCGAGCATCACG GTTCGAGTGTCAAAGTCATTTCAG CTACATCATCGGCAGCTGCATTTGTTGTTCTTTCATTGATCATAGccactgtgctctatatttcgCTGAAGTCAAGGTATGACGAGGAGGTACATTTGAAGGTTGAAATGTTCCTCAGGACATACGGCACATCGAAACCCACAAGGTACAATTTCTCTGATGTTAAGAAGATAGCAAGACGCTTCAAGGAACAATTAGGTCAGGGTGGATTTGGAAGTGTCTACAAAGGAGAACTACCAAACGGAGTGCCCGTGGCAGTTAAAATGATAGAACACACTACAGGAAATGGAGAAGAATTCATCAATGAAGTAGCAACCATTGGACAAATTCATCATATAAACATTGTCCGCCTTCTGGGCTTCTGCTCTGATGGAACAAGACACATTCTTATCTACGAATTCATGCCTAATGAATCATTGGAGAAATATATATTCTTGCATGACCCAAATACTTCTCAAGAACTCCTAGCAGCAAACAAGATGTTAGATATTGCCTTAGGCATTGCCCGAGGAATGGAGTACCTGCATCAAGGATGCAACCAGCGCATCCTCCATTTTGATATCAAGCCTCATAATATCTTGCTGGACTATAACTTCAATCCGAAGATTTCAGACTTTGGTCTTGCAAAGCTGTGTGCAAGGGACCAAAGCATTGTTACCTTGACCAAAGCAAGAGGCACAATGGGCTACATTGCACCAGAGTTATATTCTAGGAACTTTGGGGAGATATCTTACAAGTCAGATGTATACAGTTTTGGCATGCTCGTGTTAGAAATGGTTAGTGGAAGGAGGAACTCAGACCCGAGTATTCAGAACCAAAATGAGGTCTACTTTCCAGAATGGATCTATGAGAAAGTAATTACTGGGCAGGACTTTGTACTTAGTAGGGAAATGACTGAAGAAGATAGACTGAAGGTTAGACAGATGGCCCTAGTGGCATTGTGGTGCATTCAGTGGAACCCAAGAAACCGTCCCTCGATGACGAAGGTTGTAAACATGCTAACTGGAAGGTTGCAGAATATAGAGGTGCCCCCTAAGCCATTTGTTTCATATGAAAGCCATGCTGTGCCATAA